In Pasteurella multocida subsp. multocida OH4807, a genomic segment contains:
- a CDS encoding phosphoribosylformylglycinamidine synthase (COG0046 Phosphoribosylformylglycinamidine (FGAM) synthase, synthetase domain), with amino-acid sequence MLQIFRGSPALSEFRLNQLATAFQKSALPVKSCYAEYLHFAKLTEALMEEENAKLDQLLHYGPTLAEHEPVGECFIVIPRVGTISSWSSKATDIAHNCGLNKVERLERGLAFYFEFDRTLSSEEQQKLVSHIHDRMLEGIIRNAEDAKVLFDQQEPKPFTTVDVLTGGRKALETANVELGLALAEDEIDYLVENFTALGRNPNDIELYMFAQANSEHCRHKIFNADWIIDGDKQEKSLFKMIKNTFEKTPDYVLSAYKDNAAVMEGSKVGRFFPDQDGQYRYHNEDAHILMKVETHNHPTAISPFPGAATGSGGEIRDEGATGRGAKPKAGLVGFSVSNLVIPGFEQPWENPVSKPSRIASALDIMIEGPLGGAAFNNEFGRPALLGYFRTYEEKVNSFAGEEVRGYHKPIMLAGGIGNIRAEHVQKGEIPVGAKLIVLGGPAMNIGLGGGAASSMASGKSKEDLDFASVQRDNPEMERRCQEVIDRCWQLGDDNPILFIHDVGAGGLSNAMPELVHDGGRGGKFELRNILSDERGMSPLEIWCNESQERYVLAVAPEKLALFTALCERERAPFAVIGEATEQEHLTLHDAHFGNNPIDLPMNVLLGKTPKMTRNVESKTVEGSAIDQSEIDLKEAFHRVLRLPVVAEKTFLITIGDRSVTGMVARDQMVGPWQIPVADCAVTTASLDSYHGEAMSMGERAPVALLDFAASARLAVAESITNIAATNIGDLKRIKLSANWMSAAGHTGEDAGLYEAVKAVGEELCPQLGLTIPVGKDSMSMKTTWNENGEQKTVTAPLSLVISAFARVEDVRKTVTPQLRTDKGHSRLLLIDLGEGKNRLGATALAQVYKQLGDKPADVVNVENLKNFFNAMQALVAEQKLLAYHDRSDGGLIATLAEMAFAGNCGLSIHISALGDNDLEVLFNEELGAVIQVRESDLSYVRDVLSQHGLIHLTKELGEVTTEDCIEISRGTKLLFSEKRSELRGIWAELTHQMQRLRDNPECADQEFEAKKDPENKGFSAHLTYDINEDIAAPYIATGKKPRIAILREQGVNSHYEMAAAFDRAGFDAIDVHMSDLHNARYNLKDFNSLVACGGFSYGDVLGAGGGWAKSILFNPMLREQFSEFFANPNTLALGVCNGCQMLSNLAEIIPGTEAWPRFVRNKSERFEARAALVRINDTHSVWFQGMAGSHMPIAVSHGEGRVEFKHDQQLPMLKDQNLIVAQYIDNNLNPTEIYPANPNGSVEGITALSNQDGRVAIMMPHPERVFRTVSNSWHPEDWSEDGAWMRLFRNARVVLG; translated from the coding sequence ATGTTACAAATTTTTCGTGGTTCTCCAGCACTTTCTGAATTTCGCTTAAACCAACTCGCAACGGCTTTTCAAAAGTCAGCGTTACCAGTTAAATCCTGTTATGCAGAATACTTACATTTTGCTAAGTTAACAGAAGCATTAATGGAAGAAGAAAACGCTAAATTAGATCAGTTGTTACATTATGGTCCAACCCTTGCAGAACATGAACCTGTTGGTGAATGTTTTATCGTGATTCCACGTGTTGGCACGATTTCTTCTTGGTCATCTAAAGCGACTGATATTGCACATAATTGTGGTTTAAATAAAGTAGAACGTTTGGAACGTGGATTAGCCTTTTATTTTGAATTTGACCGCACTTTATCGAGTGAGGAACAACAAAAATTGGTTTCACACATTCACGACAGAATGTTAGAAGGCATTATTCGCAACGCAGAAGATGCGAAAGTGTTATTTGACCAACAAGAACCAAAACCATTTACGACAGTCGATGTTTTAACTGGCGGTCGCAAAGCATTAGAAACGGCGAACGTTGAATTAGGGCTTGCGCTTGCAGAAGATGAAATTGATTATTTAGTCGAAAATTTCACCGCACTTGGTCGCAACCCAAATGACATCGAACTTTATATGTTCGCACAAGCAAACTCGGAACACTGCCGTCACAAAATTTTTAACGCAGATTGGATTATCGACGGCGATAAACAAGAAAAATCCTTGTTTAAAATGATCAAAAATACGTTTGAGAAAACCCCTGATTACGTATTGTCAGCTTATAAAGACAATGCCGCAGTAATGGAAGGCTCAAAAGTTGGTCGCTTCTTCCCAGATCAAGACGGTCAATACCGTTATCACAATGAAGATGCGCACATCTTAATGAAAGTCGAAACTCACAACCACCCAACTGCGATTTCGCCATTCCCTGGGGCAGCAACAGGTTCAGGCGGTGAAATTCGTGACGAAGGCGCAACGGGTCGTGGTGCAAAACCAAAAGCAGGTTTAGTCGGTTTCTCTGTATCAAACTTAGTGATCCCAGGTTTTGAACAACCTTGGGAAAATCCTGTATCTAAACCAAGCCGTATTGCTTCCGCATTAGATATTATGATTGAAGGCCCTTTAGGTGGTGCGGCATTTAACAACGAATTTGGTCGCCCTGCATTATTAGGTTACTTCCGTACTTATGAAGAAAAAGTAAACAGCTTTGCTGGTGAAGAAGTACGTGGTTACCACAAACCCATTATGTTAGCGGGCGGTATCGGTAATATCCGTGCGGAACACGTTCAAAAAGGTGAAATCCCTGTCGGTGCAAAATTAATCGTATTGGGTGGCCCTGCGATGAATATCGGCTTAGGTGGCGGTGCGGCCTCTTCAATGGCATCAGGTAAATCAAAAGAAGATTTAGATTTTGCTTCTGTGCAACGTGATAACCCAGAAATGGAACGCCGTTGCCAAGAAGTTATTGACCGTTGCTGGCAATTAGGTGATGACAACCCAATTTTATTTATTCACGACGTAGGTGCGGGTGGCTTATCAAACGCAATGCCTGAGCTTGTACACGATGGTGGTCGTGGCGGTAAATTTGAGTTACGCAACATTCTGAGCGATGAACGTGGAATGAGTCCGCTTGAAATTTGGTGTAATGAATCGCAAGAGCGTTATGTATTAGCCGTAGCACCAGAAAAATTAGCATTATTTACCGCACTTTGTGAACGTGAACGTGCGCCATTTGCAGTAATTGGTGAAGCAACAGAACAAGAACATTTAACGTTACACGATGCGCATTTTGGCAATAACCCAATTGATTTACCAATGAATGTGTTATTAGGTAAAACACCGAAAATGACACGTAATGTTGAATCAAAAACGGTTGAAGGTAGTGCAATCGATCAATCTGAAATTGATTTAAAAGAGGCGTTCCATCGTGTATTACGTTTACCTGTTGTCGCAGAAAAAACCTTCTTAATTACTATCGGTGACCGTTCAGTAACAGGTATGGTGGCACGTGATCAAATGGTTGGTCCTTGGCAAATCCCTGTGGCAGACTGTGCAGTTACCACTGCAAGTTTAGACAGCTATCACGGTGAAGCAATGTCAATGGGCGAACGTGCGCCAGTGGCTTTATTAGATTTCGCCGCTTCAGCCCGTTTAGCAGTGGCGGAATCGATCACCAATATTGCCGCAACAAACATCGGCGATCTAAAACGCATTAAATTATCTGCAAACTGGATGTCAGCAGCAGGCCACACTGGTGAAGATGCGGGCTTATACGAAGCAGTAAAAGCCGTGGGCGAAGAGTTGTGTCCACAACTTGGTTTAACTATCCCAGTGGGTAAAGACTCAATGTCAATGAAAACCACTTGGAACGAAAACGGTGAACAAAAAACAGTTACTGCGCCATTATCTTTAGTCATCAGTGCCTTTGCGCGTGTTGAAGATGTCCGCAAAACAGTTACACCACAATTACGTACAGACAAAGGTCATAGCCGCTTATTATTAATCGACTTAGGTGAAGGCAAAAATCGCTTAGGTGCGACCGCACTTGCACAAGTTTATAAACAACTTGGTGATAAACCAGCAGACGTTGTTAACGTTGAAAACTTGAAAAACTTCTTCAATGCAATGCAAGCTCTTGTGGCAGAGCAAAAATTATTGGCTTACCACGACCGTTCAGACGGTGGTTTAATCGCAACTCTTGCAGAAATGGCGTTTGCGGGTAACTGCGGTTTATCTATTCATATTAGTGCGTTGGGCGATAACGATCTTGAGGTGTTATTCAACGAAGAATTAGGTGCGGTCATTCAAGTACGCGAAAGCGATTTAAGCTATGTTCGTGATGTGCTATCGCAACATGGTTTAATTCATTTAACCAAAGAATTAGGTGAAGTGACCACTGAAGATTGTATTGAAATCTCCCGTGGCACGAAATTATTATTCAGCGAAAAACGCTCTGAATTACGTGGCATTTGGGCTGAATTAACGCATCAAATGCAACGTTTACGTGATAACCCAGAATGTGCAGATCAAGAATTTGAAGCGAAGAAAGATCCTGAAAACAAAGGTTTCTCAGCGCATTTAACTTACGACATTAATGAAGATATCGCTGCACCTTACATTGCAACTGGCAAGAAACCACGCATTGCGATTTTACGTGAGCAAGGTGTAAACAGCCACTATGAAATGGCAGCTGCGTTTGACCGCGCAGGCTTTGATGCTATCGACGTGCATATGAGCGATTTACATAATGCTCGTTACAACTTAAAAGACTTCAATTCATTAGTGGCTTGTGGAGGTTTCTCTTATGGTGACGTACTTGGCGCGGGTGGCGGTTGGGCGAAATCAATCCTATTTAACCCAATGTTACGCGAGCAATTCAGTGAATTTTTTGCTAACCCAAATACTTTAGCATTAGGGGTATGTAACGGTTGTCAAATGCTCTCTAACCTAGCAGAAATCATTCCAGGTACAGAAGCGTGGCCACGTTTTGTACGTAACAAATCTGAGCGTTTCGAAGCTCGTGCGGCACTTGTACGTATCAATGACACTCACTCTGTTTGGTTCCAAGGTATGGCTGGCTCACATATGCCAATTGCAGTTTCACACGGTGAAGGTCGCGTTGAGTTCAAACACGATCAACAGTTACCGATGTTAAAAGATCAAAACTTAATCGTTGCACAATACATCGACAACAACCTCAACCCAACGGAAATCTACCCAGCCAACCCGAACGGCTCAGTAGAAGGTATCACCGCGTTGTCTAACCAAGACGGACGTGTCGCTATCATGATGCCACACCCAGAACGTGTATTCCGCACTGTATCTAACTCTTGGCACCCAGAAGACTGGAGTGAAGATGGGGCATGGATGAGATTGTTCCGTAATGCAAGAGTGGTATTGGGGTAA
- a CDS encoding 50S ribosomal protein L11 methyltransferase (COG2264 Ribosomal protein L11 methylase), translating into MAWIQIRINSTNTQAERMSDYLEEIGAVSVTFMDSQDTPIFEPLPGETRLWGNTDVMALFDAETDMQQIVDLLKTEKYLDNTTAYKIEQIEDKDWERAWMDNFHPMQFGKRLWICPSWREVPDQNAVNVMLDPGLAFGTGTHPTTALCLEWLDSLDLKDKTVIDFGCGSGILAIAALKLGAKSAVGIDIDPQAILASSNNAEQNGVADKLQLFLSEEKPKDLKADVVVANILAGPLKELYPIIHQLVNPNGVLGLSGILATQAQSVCDTYAQKFDLLPVEEREEWCRITGQIKE; encoded by the coding sequence ATGGCTTGGATTCAAATCAGAATTAACAGTACTAATACACAAGCAGAGCGCATGAGTGATTATTTAGAAGAAATAGGCGCTGTATCTGTGACATTCATGGATAGTCAAGATACACCTATTTTTGAACCTTTACCGGGAGAAACGCGTTTATGGGGAAATACTGATGTCATGGCGTTGTTTGATGCTGAAACGGATATGCAGCAGATTGTGGATTTATTAAAAACCGAGAAATATTTAGACAATACTACGGCATATAAAATTGAACAGATTGAAGACAAAGATTGGGAACGTGCCTGGATGGATAATTTTCATCCTATGCAATTTGGTAAACGTTTATGGATTTGTCCAAGTTGGCGTGAGGTACCTGACCAAAATGCAGTCAATGTAATGCTTGATCCAGGTTTAGCTTTTGGTACAGGGACTCATCCGACCACTGCACTGTGTTTAGAGTGGTTGGATAGCCTCGATCTTAAAGATAAAACCGTGATCGATTTTGGTTGTGGCTCGGGCATTTTGGCGATTGCCGCGTTGAAATTAGGAGCGAAAAGTGCGGTCGGAATTGATATCGATCCTCAAGCAATTTTAGCCAGTAGTAACAATGCGGAACAAAACGGTGTCGCAGATAAACTCCAGTTATTTTTGTCAGAAGAGAAACCCAAAGATTTAAAAGCCGATGTAGTTGTCGCCAATATTCTCGCGGGTCCGCTGAAAGAATTGTATCCGATTATTCATCAACTAGTTAACCCAAATGGCGTGTTAGGACTTTCTGGTATTTTAGCCACGCAAGCTCAATCAGTTTGTGACACTTATGCTCAAAAGTTCGATTTATTGCCAGTCGAAGAGCGTGAAGAGTGGTGTCGAATTACTGGGCAAATTAAAGAATAA
- the panF gene encoding sodium/panthothenate symporter (COG4145 Na+/panthothenate symporter) yields the protein MNLGIVLPLVIYLTFVFGAAVYAYVKRQKGDFLTEYYVGSRSMTGFVLAMTTAATYASASSFIGGPGAAYKFGLGWVLLAMIQVPAVWLALGALGKKFALLSRESKALTINDLLLHRYKNKYLVWVASIALLIAFFAAMTVQFIGGARLLESTIGIDYRSALLIFALTVGIYTFIGGFRAVVLTDAIQGTVMILGTFILLGGVIYAAGGVESAVQKLTEINPDLVSPYGPNEMLDFQFMASFWILVCFGVVGLPHTAVRCMAFKDSKALHNGMLIGTVVLSIVMLGMHLSGALGRVILPDLTIPDQVIPSLMLQVLPPIVAGIFLAAPMSAIMSTIDAQLIQSSSIFVKDLYLSAKPEMANNQRKISWFSSIITLILTALLILAALNPPDMIIWLNLFAFGGLEAAFLWVIILGLYWDKANAYGAISSMVVGLGSYILLTSFSIKLFSFHAIVPSLVFGLVAFLMGNKLGEKRAQA from the coding sequence ATGAATTTAGGTATTGTTCTCCCTCTAGTGATTTATTTAACTTTTGTGTTTGGTGCGGCAGTGTATGCGTATGTGAAACGTCAAAAAGGCGATTTCTTAACTGAATATTATGTAGGCAGCCGCTCCATGACTGGTTTTGTCTTAGCGATGACAACGGCTGCAACCTATGCCAGTGCCAGCTCATTTATTGGTGGGCCAGGTGCTGCGTATAAATTCGGTTTAGGTTGGGTATTGTTGGCGATGATTCAAGTGCCTGCTGTTTGGCTTGCATTAGGCGCATTAGGTAAAAAATTCGCCTTACTTTCTCGTGAAAGCAAAGCATTAACAATCAATGACTTGTTATTACACCGCTATAAAAATAAATATTTAGTTTGGGTGGCGAGTATTGCATTGTTAATTGCTTTTTTTGCTGCGATGACCGTACAGTTCATTGGTGGGGCCCGCCTATTAGAGAGTACAATCGGGATTGATTATCGCTCAGCATTATTGATTTTTGCTTTAACGGTAGGGATTTATACTTTTATTGGGGGGTTCCGAGCCGTTGTTTTAACTGATGCGATTCAAGGTACAGTGATGATTTTAGGAACGTTTATTCTACTCGGCGGAGTCATTTATGCCGCTGGGGGTGTGGAAAGCGCGGTACAAAAATTAACAGAAATTAATCCTGACTTAGTTAGCCCTTATGGACCGAATGAAATGTTAGATTTTCAATTCATGGCATCATTCTGGATCCTGGTTTGTTTTGGCGTCGTTGGATTACCTCATACGGCAGTACGCTGTATGGCATTTAAAGATAGCAAAGCATTACATAATGGTATGCTAATTGGTACCGTGGTATTGAGTATTGTGATGCTGGGTATGCATTTATCGGGGGCATTAGGGCGTGTCATTTTACCTGATTTAACCATTCCTGATCAGGTGATCCCAAGTTTAATGTTACAAGTGCTTCCTCCTATTGTCGCGGGGATTTTTTTGGCGGCTCCAATGTCTGCGATTATGTCAACAATTGATGCACAACTAATTCAGTCGTCGTCTATTTTTGTCAAAGATTTGTATTTATCCGCTAAACCTGAAATGGCAAATAATCAGCGTAAAATTAGTTGGTTTTCATCCATTATTACACTGATATTAACTGCCCTCTTGATTCTTGCAGCCTTAAATCCACCTGATATGATCATTTGGCTAAATTTATTTGCGTTTGGTGGGCTTGAAGCGGCATTTTTATGGGTCATAATCCTCGGACTATATTGGGATAAAGCCAATGCTTATGGTGCAATCAGCTCGATGGTAGTGGGATTAGGGAGTTATATTTTATTGACTTCTTTCTCAATTAAACTCTTTAGTTTCCATGCGATTGTGCCATCATTGGTCTTTGGTCTTGTGGCATTTTTAATGGGTAATAAATTAGGTGAGAAACGCGCGCAAGCATAA
- a CDS encoding acetyl-CoA carboxylase biotin carboxylase subunit (COG3924 Predicted membrane protein): MSKQSRYKQSAKEARWALGLTILYVIGWCLCAYLPKGTTGPIGFPLWFELACIYLPVLFIVLAYWVIKIVYQDISLEDDNEEEKIQ; encoded by the coding sequence ATGAGCAAACAGTCTCGTTATAAGCAGTCCGCGAAGGAAGCTCGTTGGGCGTTAGGCTTAACAATTTTATATGTTATTGGTTGGTGTTTATGTGCGTATTTACCGAAAGGTACAACTGGTCCTATCGGTTTCCCTCTCTGGTTTGAGCTCGCCTGTATTTACTTACCTGTCTTATTTATCGTCTTGGCTTATTGGGTGATCAAGATCGTTTATCAAGATATTAGTTTAGAAGACGATAATGAAGAGGAGAAAATACAATGA
- the fis gene encoding global DNA-binding transcriptional dual regulator Fis (COG2901 Factor for inversion stimulation Fis, transcriptional activator) — protein MLEQQRNPADALTVSVLNSQSQVTNKPLRDSVKQALRNYLSQLDGQDVNELYELVLAEVEHPMLDMVMQYTRGNQTRAATMLGINRGTLRKKLKKYGMG, from the coding sequence ATGTTAGAACAACAACGTAATCCGGCTGATGCATTAACCGTATCAGTATTAAATTCACAATCTCAAGTCACAAATAAACCATTGCGTGATTCAGTGAAACAAGCATTGAGAAACTATTTGTCACAATTAGATGGTCAAGATGTTAACGAACTGTATGAATTAGTACTGGCGGAAGTTGAACACCCTATGTTAGATATGGTTATGCAATATACGCGTGGCAATCAAACTCGTGCAGCAACAATGCTCGGTATTAACCGTGGTACTTTACGTAAGAAACTCAAAAAATACGGGATGGGTTAA
- a CDS encoding acetyl-CoA carboxylase biotin carboxylase subunit (COG0439 Biotin carboxylase), whose product MLEKVVIANRGEIALRILRACKELGIKTVAVHSTADRELKHVLLADETVCIGPAPSTKSYLNIPAIIAAAEVTGADAIHPGYGFLSENADFAEQVERSGFTFIGPTADVIRLMGDKVSAIEAMKKSGVPCVPGSDGPVGTDMARNKEIAKRIGYPVIIKASGGGGGRGMRVVREESALEESIAMTKAEAKAAFNNDMVYMEKYLENPRHIEIQVLADTHGNAIYLAERDCSMQRRHQKVVEEAPAPGISEEVRRDIGTRCAKACVEIGYRGAGTFEFLYENGEFYFIEMNTRIQVEHPVTEMITGVDLVKEQLRIAAGLPLSIKQEDVKVRGHAMECRINAEDPKTFLPSPGKVEHLHSPGGLGVRWDSHVYGGYTVPPHYDSMIAKLITYGDNRDVAIRRMQNALGETIISGIKTNIPLHELILADENFQKGGTNIHYLEKKLGMRD is encoded by the coding sequence ATGTTAGAGAAAGTTGTTATTGCCAATCGTGGTGAAATTGCATTACGTATTTTACGCGCTTGCAAAGAACTAGGCATTAAAACCGTTGCAGTGCATTCCACGGCAGACCGAGAACTCAAACACGTTTTACTCGCTGATGAAACCGTTTGTATCGGTCCAGCGCCTTCAACTAAAAGTTATCTCAATATTCCCGCGATTATTGCGGCGGCGGAAGTTACAGGCGCCGATGCGATTCACCCAGGATATGGCTTCTTGTCTGAAAATGCGGATTTTGCTGAACAGGTAGAACGTTCAGGTTTTACTTTTATTGGTCCAACAGCGGATGTGATTCGTTTAATGGGCGATAAAGTATCGGCTATTGAAGCAATGAAAAAATCAGGTGTACCTTGCGTACCAGGTTCGGATGGTCCTGTTGGAACTGATATGGCGAGAAATAAAGAAATCGCTAAGCGTATCGGTTATCCTGTGATCATTAAAGCTTCTGGTGGTGGCGGTGGTCGTGGTATGCGTGTTGTGCGTGAAGAAAGCGCGTTAGAAGAATCGATTGCGATGACCAAAGCAGAAGCAAAAGCAGCATTTAATAATGATATGGTGTATATGGAAAAATATTTAGAAAATCCACGCCATATTGAAATTCAAGTGCTTGCTGATACGCATGGTAATGCAATTTATCTTGCAGAACGCGATTGCTCAATGCAACGCCGCCATCAAAAAGTGGTTGAAGAAGCACCTGCTCCAGGGATTTCTGAAGAGGTGCGTCGTGATATTGGTACGCGTTGTGCGAAAGCCTGTGTTGAAATTGGCTATCGTGGTGCAGGTACATTTGAATTTTTATATGAAAACGGCGAGTTCTATTTCATTGAAATGAACACACGTATTCAGGTTGAACATCCGGTGACAGAAATGATCACTGGGGTGGATTTGGTGAAAGAGCAATTGCGTATTGCAGCGGGTTTACCGCTTTCTATCAAACAAGAAGATGTGAAAGTACGTGGTCATGCAATGGAATGTCGGATTAATGCGGAAGATCCTAAAACATTTTTACCTTCACCAGGTAAAGTCGAGCATTTACATTCACCAGGTGGTTTAGGTGTGCGCTGGGATTCTCATGTCTATGGCGGCTATACAGTTCCTCCACATTATGATTCAATGATTGCAAAATTAATTACGTATGGTGATAATCGTGATGTTGCTATTCGCCGTATGCAAAATGCCTTAGGTGAAACGATTATTAGTGGAATAAAAACGAATATTCCATTACATGAATTAATTTTAGCCGATGAAAATTTCCAAAAAGGTGGGACAAATATTCACTACCTTGAGAAAAAACTAGGTATGCGTGATTAA
- a CDS encoding tRNA-dihydrouridine synthase B (COG0042 tRNA-dihydrouridine synthase), translating into MRIGSYQLKNRILLAPMAGITDQPFRRICANYGAGLTFSEMMSTNPRVWHTEKSKLRLAHHHEAGINAVQIAGCDPEEMAKAAQVNVNYGAEIIDINMGCPAKKVNRKMAGSALLQYPDLVKRILDAVVNAVNVPVTLKIRTGWDQEHRNCVEIAKIAEQCGIQALTIHGRTRTCMFEGEAEYDHIKAVKQQISIPVIANGDITSAEKAKYVLSYTNADAIMIGRGSLGNPWLFQVMESLIEKDSIVLEPSLNEKCNVILQHIQDLHHFYGAEKGCRIARKHVAWYLKGLQANPVFRQAFNAITDPKEQLIALEGFFNLILMDEENNVRTTT; encoded by the coding sequence ATGCGAATAGGTTCTTATCAACTTAAAAATCGCATTCTTTTAGCCCCAATGGCAGGTATTACCGATCAACCATTTCGGCGAATCTGTGCAAATTATGGTGCAGGTTTGACATTTTCCGAAATGATGTCAACAAATCCGCGAGTTTGGCATACAGAAAAATCGAAACTGCGATTGGCTCATCACCATGAGGCAGGGATAAATGCTGTGCAAATAGCTGGGTGTGATCCTGAAGAAATGGCGAAAGCCGCTCAAGTCAACGTCAACTATGGGGCAGAAATTATTGATATCAATATGGGCTGCCCAGCCAAAAAAGTAAATCGTAAAATGGCAGGCTCTGCGCTTTTACAATATCCCGATTTGGTTAAGCGTATTCTTGATGCGGTTGTCAATGCTGTTAATGTACCAGTGACCTTAAAAATTCGTACTGGTTGGGATCAAGAACATCGAAATTGTGTAGAAATCGCAAAGATTGCAGAGCAGTGTGGTATTCAAGCGTTAACCATTCATGGACGCACAAGGACTTGTATGTTTGAAGGTGAGGCAGAATACGACCATATCAAAGCGGTGAAACAACAAATTTCTATTCCTGTCATAGCAAATGGCGATATTACTTCTGCTGAAAAAGCAAAGTATGTGCTTAGCTATACCAACGCAGATGCAATAATGATCGGACGTGGTTCATTAGGCAATCCGTGGCTTTTCCAAGTGATGGAAAGCTTAATTGAAAAAGACTCGATTGTTTTAGAGCCAAGTTTAAACGAGAAATGTAATGTGATTTTACAGCATATCCAAGACTTGCATCATTTTTATGGCGCAGAAAAAGGATGTCGTATTGCACGTAAACACGTTGCTTGGTATTTAAAGGGACTTCAAGCTAATCCCGTTTTTAGACAGGCTTTTAACGCAATTACTGATCCCAAAGAACAATTGATTGCTTTAGAAGGTTTTTTTAATTTGATTCTGATGGATGAAGAGAACAATGTTAGAACAACAACGTAA
- a CDS encoding 3-dehydroquinate dehydratase (COG0757 3-dehydroquinate dehydratase II), translating into MPHTSRILLLNGPNLNMLGAREPKHYGKLSLSMIEQRLQQLAAEYQLQLECFQANSEEKLIDKIHQSFQQVDFIVINPAAFTHTSVALRDALLAVSIPFVEVHLSNVHKREPFRHHSYFSDVAEGVICGLGAQGYEFALQFARDFLRECTAD; encoded by the coding sequence ATGCCGCATACATCACGTATTTTGCTGTTGAATGGACCTAACTTAAATATGTTAGGAGCAAGAGAACCAAAGCATTATGGCAAGTTGTCTTTATCCATGATTGAGCAACGCTTACAACAATTGGCAGCAGAATACCAGTTACAGTTAGAATGTTTTCAAGCAAATAGTGAAGAAAAACTGATTGATAAGATTCACCAGAGCTTTCAGCAGGTGGATTTTATTGTGATTAATCCTGCAGCCTTCACGCATACTAGCGTGGCATTACGTGATGCGTTATTAGCGGTGTCAATTCCTTTTGTTGAGGTGCACTTGTCTAATGTTCATAAGCGAGAACCTTTTCGTCATCATTCTTATTTTAGTGATGTGGCTGAGGGGGTGATTTGTGGCTTAGGCGCACAAGGATATGAGTTTGCCTTACAGTTTGCGCGAGATTTTTTGCGAGAATGTACAGCAGATTAA
- a CDS encoding acetyl-CoA carboxylase biotin carboxyl carrier protein subunit (COG0511 Biotin carboxyl carrier protein), producing the protein MDIRKIKKLIELVEESGIMELEISEGEESVRINRGSAVPTAVQYSVPVHAPVAAPATAASTPVAAPAATAPAASAEEMSGHAIRSPMVGTFYRSPSPEAKPFVEVGQTVKVGDALCIVEAMKMMNRIEADKAGVVKAILINDGEPVEFDQKLIIIE; encoded by the coding sequence ATGGACATTCGTAAAATTAAAAAGCTTATCGAATTAGTAGAAGAATCAGGCATTATGGAACTGGAAATCTCTGAAGGGGAAGAGTCAGTTCGTATTAATCGTGGCTCAGCTGTGCCAACCGCAGTACAATATAGTGTGCCTGTACATGCGCCTGTTGCAGCTCCTGCAACCGCTGCATCGACCCCAGTAGCTGCACCAGCGGCGACAGCACCAGCTGCAAGCGCAGAAGAAATGTCTGGTCACGCAATTCGTTCACCAATGGTAGGTACCTTCTACCGTAGCCCAAGCCCAGAAGCGAAACCATTCGTTGAAGTGGGACAAACTGTTAAAGTTGGCGATGCGCTTTGTATCGTTGAAGCGATGAAAATGATGAACCGTATTGAAGCCGATAAAGCGGGTGTCGTGAAAGCGATTTTAATCAATGATGGTGAACCAGTTGAGTTTGACCAAAAACTAATCATTATTGAATAA